The following is a genomic window from Niabella soli DSM 19437.
AAAATAGAACTGGTTCTAAAACTCATTAAATATCCATAAGGGTGATTATATTTTGTTCTCATTATATCGAAATCCTTCCATGCTTTTTCATATTGTTTTCCGGTTAAAAAAGCATTCCCTGCCAACCAATAGTCATTTACGCTGCGCTGTGCTTCCGGTTTAATTTCAGCAAGTTTTTCCAACATTGCTCCTTGCAGATCGTATTGTTTTTTATCGCCAAAAGATTTAGCCGCATCTTGAAGTAATTTTACCCTGCCTGCAACTGTGGTATCCGCCTTTAACCCTTCATCATAGGCTTGTGCCACTTCATTTTCCTTGCCAGGTGTTGCCGCATATACCGTTGCTTTCAGTCCGTAATCCTGCGCATCTATATCATCCTTGTTAACAGTAGCAAAATATTTTTCCATGAAAGGCAACGCCGACTTCGCATCTCCCTTATCCACATAACTCCAGGCCAGTAATTTATACAGTTTGGGTTTTACTTTATCCCCCATTTTTTGTAAAATGCCATTGGCAGATGCTATCGCCTGATCATATTGCTTGTTGAAGTAAAAAGTTTGCGCTTTGTAGTATTCATTCCAGGGGCTGGGATCTGAATTGGCGATAATCTTATCCGCCACGGCATTTGCACCGTTAAAATCAGCTGTACCAATTTTATAGAGATATAACGCATCATACGCCGGAACATAGGCCGGATCAGCCGCCGTAGCCTTGTCTAAATTCTGTAAAAACAGCTCATAGTTCCGCTGCGATTTAAAGATCATCGCTGTCTTCAGAAAAGCTTTCGCAAAACTGGGGTCAACCGTAGTAGCATCGCTGTAAGCGCCATAAGCCTTGGTACCGTCGCCAGGGAATGCCTTGCGATAAGCGTCTCCGAGGTTTGTCAGCACATCGGCTTTCATCCAGTTATCCTTGCTTTTTTCTGTCAGCGATTTGGCTTCTTCCAGTTTCTGAACGGCGTATTGAATATCGCCTATCTTATCAATATTGTTATACTCGGTGGCAATCGCCCCGCCTACTGCGTTCAGGATATCGGGATCGTTCCCTCTGCGACCCTTGCTCGCCGTAAGGGCTGACTCAAAACTCTGCTTGGCTTCGTTTGCTTTACCATTGGTTAATTGCAAATACCCCTTTGCTGCCAATAGCCATGCTTCACTTGGTTTTGCAGCCAATGCCTTGTCCAGCGTTGCTTGCGCACCTTTTTTGTCCTGGTTTTCAACATCCGCACGCACTAACCAATATGTAGCTTCGGGTTTGTCTGCCTGTTTTTCAAAAATCGATTTTGCTCCTAATACCTTGCCTTCGTACAACGCCTTAACACCATCCTGTACGGATTGCGCGTTGGCCGCTGCACCCAGGATCACTGTTAATGCAAGGAGATGGATTTTTTTGTTGATCATTTTTCTAATTTTATAGTTTTACCAGTAAATAATAGTTCGTGTAAATATATAAGTTTTTTATCCTACTGTTTCGTTTCCGCAGGGCGGATGATAAAATTTCTCCGCCCAGGCATCAGATAGGCTCTTTTAAAAATCAGTTGCCCGATCTCGCCGCTCATGAAATTAGCAAACCCTGAGCCCAGGCCCCTATGTCCTTCTTTCAATATATATACCAAATCCCTTGTCATCGGGTATCTTTTGGTATAAATATTAGCCTGTACGGGTAAGACATATTTTCCCGGCTTATCGCTGCTTTCTATCTGAACAATTTTAACTTTTTTTAAAAAACTTAACTGTTGCGCATCATCCTGGTTGCCAATCCAGCTTACGCCAATAAACCCGATGGCGTTGGGATTCTTTGAAACATAGTTAATTACAGAATCGCTGGTACTGGCACCCATCGCCTTAGCCGTAAGTTGCCGCCCCTGCAGTACGCTGTCCATCAAAAAGCGTATAGTACTGGTAGCCTGCAATCCATCCACCACCGGAACCAGCGGCTGCGTATAAGTGCCCGTCAGGATCATTTTTATTTCCGCCATCGTCAGCAAAGTGTCCTTTGATGCGGGATTGGCAATTACTGCCACAGCGTCTCTAGCTATAGGTAACTGATTTACAACTACATGCATAGAATCAATAACTGATTGCATCTGTGAGTCACTAAGCTTTATCGTTGAAATGACCATCCGGATGCTATCATTCCAAAGATCTTTAATACATTCCGATTCAGGTTTGTACTCCACATTAATTTTTGTGCTGTCATTATTGGATTCATACACCTGTATAAGCGCGTCCACAATAGGTTTGAATGATTCATCTACGCTGATGGTGATCTTTCCCTTGACCGGCGTGTCGGAATAATCGTACTGCTTCCCGCCACCTCCACAGGAAAGCGTGACTGCAACCATCACAAAGGCTACTATTTTTAACGCGGTTCTCATCCCCTATTGCTATTTAAAATAATTCTTTTTATACCCTCGGTAGATCCTCCAAATGCCGTATATCACAAAAAGACTACCTAAAAACCAATCAATTGCGTCGGGCGGAAACCGTTTATTTAACGCTATATCCAGCTTATTGCGAACAATCAAAAAAATACCCACAAAAATGATCAGTATCCCCATTGCATAATCCAAAACTGATCGCATGCCCGCAACCCGTTTGTTCCGCTGTCGTTCATAATCTTCATTTGATTTAATCGTCATATCGCTAATGAGGGTTGGCAATTTATAGATTTTTCTAATTAGATGCAAAATTTTAAAATTCCATAACCTTGGGAGCTGGGTAAAACTGATCTTTAACTTAACCATAAAGACGCTGGGGGTATTTATAAAATAGTTTCTGCGCTGCCATTTCTCTACGGCAAATGTTATGGTTATATTTACAGGGAATATGTATTTTATAAAAACTCCATCGTGGCTGAAAAAAGTGTATGGCGGTTATATATGGGATATCCCGGTCCGTGAAAAAAAAATCTTTTTAACCTTTGATGACGGACCCCATCCGGTAGCGACCCCTTTTGTACTGGAGCAATTAAAACATTATAATGCCAGGGCAACGTTCTTTTGTATTGGTAAGAACGTGCAGGCCGAACCGGCATTGTACCAGCAATTGTTCGAAGAAGGACATCGTGTTGGTAATCATACACATAACCACCTCAATGGATGGCGTACGGACACGCATATTTACCTTGACAATATTTTGCAGGCTTCAAATGTTATCAATACCGATCTGTTTCGCCCTCCTTACGGGCGCATTACCCGGAAACAGGGGTATTTATTGCGTCAAAAGCACTTTCGCATTATAATGTGGGATGTACTGAGCGGAGATTTCGATCAATCGCTCGCGCCTGAAAAATGCCTGGCCAATGTTGTAAGAAAAACAACTCCCGGCTCGATCATTGTTTTTCACGACAGCCAAAAGGCATTCAACAACCTGCAATATGTATTGCCTAAGGCCCTGGAACAGCTTTCCGCGGCGGGCTTTACGTTTGAGGCCATTGCCTGAAATCTTTTTTTAAACAAGAGGGCCTGAGTGAATACCCAAGCCCGATTTTTAATCCGTACCCTATGAAAACTTAAGGGTGAAGTTAGCCCGTTTTACAGAGATTGTCAAAAAAAAAGTTGTTAATATTGTTGTTATGTTGATAGATACCCATGCACATATTTACGCCACTGAATTTGATAATGACCGGGAGGAAATGCTGCAGCGGGCCTTTACCGCAGGGATTAGTCCTGTTTTGATGCCGGCTATCGATAGCGAAACGCACCCGTCCATGCTACAACTGGAGGCTGGTTATCCGGGACAATGTATTGCCATGATAGGGCTGCATCCTGTGTCCGTAAAAGAAGATTTCGCTAATGAACTTGCAATTATCGAAACAATGCTGCAACAGCGGGCTTTTGTTGCTATTGGCGAAACGGGGCTCGATTATTATTGGGACATCACTCATAAACAACAGCAGATAGAGGCCTTTGAACAGCAGTTGCAATGGGCTGTCCAATATGATATACCGGTAGTGATCCATAGCCGGGAATCGACCGATGATTGTATTGCGCTGATAAAAAAGTACACACCAGAGGGACTGCGCGGCGTTTTTCATTGTTTTGGCGGCACATTGGAGCAGGCAGAAGCGATCATTGCTCAAGGATTTTACTTAGGAATTGGCGGAGTACTCACCTTTAAAAAGTCTGGCCTGGATGTGGTATTAGAGCAGTTACCGCTGGATCAGATCCTTTTGGAAACTGATGCGCCCTACCTGGCGCCGGTCCCCTATCGCGGCAAACGGAATGAACC
Proteins encoded in this region:
- a CDS encoding tetratricopeptide repeat protein, which produces MINKKIHLLALTVILGAAANAQSVQDGVKALYEGKVLGAKSIFEKQADKPEATYWLVRADVENQDKKGAQATLDKALAAKPSEAWLLAAKGYLQLTNGKANEAKQSFESALTASKGRRGNDPDILNAVGGAIATEYNNIDKIGDIQYAVQKLEEAKSLTEKSKDNWMKADVLTNLGDAYRKAFPGDGTKAYGAYSDATTVDPSFAKAFLKTAMIFKSQRNYELFLQNLDKATAADPAYVPAYDALYLYKIGTADFNGANAVADKIIANSDPSPWNEYYKAQTFYFNKQYDQAIASANGILQKMGDKVKPKLYKLLAWSYVDKGDAKSALPFMEKYFATVNKDDIDAQDYGLKATVYAATPGKENEVAQAYDEGLKADTTVAGRVKLLQDAAKSFGDKKQYDLQGAMLEKLAEIKPEAQRSVNDYWLAGNAFLTGKQYEKAWKDFDIMRTKYNHPYGYLMSFRTSSIFDSTNAKNVMVPDGEKLIEFSKTDTSKNAKTNLFSTATALATYFVNVAGDKDNGLKYLTLGRDNAPDDATKQQLQGFIDQVSKMKPAGSKAQSSAAPTSGQSAAKKDSASVKPKSPK
- a CDS encoding PstS family phosphate ABC transporter substrate-binding protein, whose protein sequence is MRTALKIVAFVMVAVTLSCGGGGKQYDYSDTPVKGKITISVDESFKPIVDALIQVYESNNDSTKINVEYKPESECIKDLWNDSIRMVISTIKLSDSQMQSVIDSMHVVVNQLPIARDAVAVIANPASKDTLLTMAEIKMILTGTYTQPLVPVVDGLQATSTIRFLMDSVLQGRQLTAKAMGASTSDSVINYVSKNPNAIGFIGVSWIGNQDDAQQLSFLKKVKIVQIESSDKPGKYVLPVQANIYTKRYPMTRDLVYILKEGHRGLGSGFANFMSGEIGQLIFKRAYLMPGRRNFIIRPAETKQ
- a CDS encoding polysaccharide deacetylase family protein, with amino-acid sequence MYFIKTPSWLKKVYGGYIWDIPVREKKIFLTFDDGPHPVATPFVLEQLKHYNARATFFCIGKNVQAEPALYQQLFEEGHRVGNHTHNHLNGWRTDTHIYLDNILQASNVINTDLFRPPYGRITRKQGYLLRQKHFRIIMWDVLSGDFDQSLAPEKCLANVVRKTTPGSIIVFHDSQKAFNNLQYVLPKALEQLSAAGFTFEAIA
- a CDS encoding TatD family hydrolase; translated protein: MLIDTHAHIYATEFDNDREEMLQRAFTAGISPVLMPAIDSETHPSMLQLEAGYPGQCIAMIGLHPVSVKEDFANELAIIETMLQQRAFVAIGETGLDYYWDITHKQQQIEAFEQQLQWAVQYDIPVVIHSRESTDDCIALIKKYTPEGLRGVFHCFGGTLEQAEAIIAQGFYLGIGGVLTFKKSGLDVVLEQLPLDQILLETDAPYLAPVPYRGKRNEPAYLLQVAQKLADIKEMHVNELAAITTANAKKLFAL